A portion of the uncultured Draconibacterium sp. genome contains these proteins:
- a CDS encoding glycosyltransferase family 2 protein produces MFADKYLHKNQHKPLIAEVPEPVPGIIVVIPCLREPELLKTLSSLNNCELPQCRVEVILLINQSEVADEETARLNAQTKAEADKWIEANKKSGIQFYALGPIQLKKKWAGAGLARKKGMDEAISRFNRHDCKDGILVSLDADTLVAKNYFCEIEKHFRSHPKQVGATLAFEHQKQDLEQRHYEGIELYELYLGYYKQALQYSGYPYSLFTIGSAFAVTAEAYVKRGGMNRRQAGEDFYFLQNLVQIGQVGEITSTKVYPSARLSNRVPFGTGPILQKWMNGEEDLMLTYNFGAFKNLQQFFAQKDCLFKISERGYKAFLSTLNKPMSEFLELDNFWIELQDLIKNCSRPETFQLRFFQKFNAFKILKFLNFAHEKYYKKADLRDQIKLLNAVLKD; encoded by the coding sequence ATGTTTGCCGATAAGTACCTGCATAAAAATCAACACAAACCCCTGATTGCGGAAGTACCGGAACCTGTGCCCGGAATAATCGTTGTGATTCCGTGTTTACGAGAACCGGAGCTGCTAAAAACGCTGTCTTCGTTAAATAACTGCGAATTGCCACAATGTAGAGTTGAAGTTATTTTACTCATCAATCAATCGGAAGTGGCCGATGAAGAAACTGCTCGTTTAAATGCACAAACAAAAGCTGAGGCTGATAAATGGATTGAGGCGAATAAGAAAAGCGGTATTCAATTTTATGCACTCGGTCCAATTCAATTAAAAAAGAAATGGGCGGGAGCCGGTTTAGCGCGTAAAAAAGGGATGGACGAAGCCATCAGCCGGTTTAACCGCCACGATTGCAAAGATGGTATTTTGGTTTCGCTTGACGCCGACACACTGGTTGCAAAAAACTACTTTTGTGAAATAGAAAAACATTTCAGGAGTCATCCCAAACAGGTGGGAGCTACACTGGCTTTTGAGCACCAAAAGCAAGACCTGGAGCAGAGACATTACGAAGGAATTGAACTTTACGAACTCTATCTCGGCTATTACAAACAAGCCCTGCAATATTCCGGCTATCCGTATTCTTTGTTTACCATTGGTTCTGCGTTTGCAGTTACAGCCGAAGCGTATGTAAAGCGCGGTGGAATGAACCGTAGACAAGCTGGCGAAGACTTCTACTTCTTACAAAACCTGGTGCAGATAGGACAGGTGGGCGAAATAACTAGTACTAAAGTTTATCCTTCAGCGCGTTTATCGAACCGGGTGCCTTTTGGTACCGGCCCTATTTTACAAAAATGGATGAACGGTGAAGAGGATCTTATGTTGACTTATAATTTCGGGGCTTTTAAAAATTTGCAGCAGTTTTTTGCACAAAAAGATTGTTTGTTTAAAATTTCAGAACGCGGTTATAAAGCGTTTTTGAGCACCTTAAACAAGCCAATGAGTGAATTTCTCGAACTGGATAATTTTTGGATTGAACTGCAGGACCTAATCAAAAATTGTTCCCGGCCGGAGACTTTTCAGTTACGCTTTTTCCAAAAATTCAATGCGTTCAAAATCCTGAAATTCCTGAATTTTGCTCACGAAAAATATTATAAAAAAGCCGATTTGCGGGATCAGATCAAATTATTGAATGCAGTGCTGAAGGATTGA
- a CDS encoding OmpH family outer membrane protein: MKGTSLVVSVVLFVAVAVLYVLHFTGKGVSEGTEIKAAAGTGGDLKIAYIKADSVLLNYNLSQDLHDEFTKQQEAYTTEYGTKRQSFEKEAAAFQEKLQRGGFLTEQRAVQERDRLLGKEQEIQKLDQELSTKLAKIQQDNNTKILENMMDYLERYNEKAGYDYILSGANVLIGPESTNITADVLTALNAEYDATKTE; the protein is encoded by the coding sequence ATGAAAGGAACATCGTTAGTAGTTAGTGTAGTGCTTTTTGTTGCAGTTGCAGTGTTGTATGTTTTACATTTTACCGGAAAGGGAGTAAGTGAAGGAACAGAAATTAAAGCTGCAGCCGGTACTGGTGGCGATTTAAAGATCGCCTATATTAAAGCCGATTCGGTGCTGTTAAATTACAACTTGTCGCAAGATTTGCACGACGAATTTACCAAACAACAGGAAGCTTATACTACTGAATATGGAACAAAGCGCCAGTCGTTTGAAAAGGAAGCAGCAGCTTTCCAGGAAAAACTACAACGCGGAGGTTTTTTAACAGAACAACGTGCCGTTCAGGAACGTGATCGTTTATTGGGTAAAGAGCAGGAAATTCAGAAACTGGATCAGGAGTTATCTACTAAACTGGCCAAAATCCAACAGGATAACAATACCAAAATCCTGGAAAACATGATGGATTACCTGGAACGTTACAACGAAAAGGCGGGTTATGATTATATTTTAAGTGGCGCCAATGTTTTAATTGGTCCTGAATCAACCAATATTACCGCAGATGTTTTAACAGCATTGAACGCAGAATACGATGCTACAAAAACAGAATAG
- a CDS encoding proline dehydrogenase family protein, with amino-acid sequence MLNKLIANMLPYMPKKLVWVFSKRYIAGESMEEGLLASKLLNEKGIEVTVDILGEFITTLDEAEKNRNEYLEVIERFTSENVKGNFSIKPTMFGLLIDKEVCYNLLREVIQLAAEKDSFIRIDMEDSQCVDMELDIFRRLRNEFPKHVGLVLQAYLRRTESDLVALNDLNNENYPISFRLCKGIYVEPENIAFKEYDEVRKHFLADLKYMFENKMYVGIATHDKYLVEQSIEMIHEMNIPKDMYEFQMLYGVTPELRQSIVDDGHKMRVYVPFGEKWFNYSTRRLKENPKMAQHIIKALFIRG; translated from the coding sequence ATGTTGAATAAGTTAATAGCAAACATGTTGCCTTACATGCCCAAAAAACTGGTTTGGGTATTCTCGAAAAGGTACATTGCAGGCGAATCGATGGAAGAAGGTTTGCTTGCCTCAAAACTTCTGAACGAAAAAGGAATTGAAGTTACTGTTGATATTTTGGGTGAATTTATTACCACACTTGATGAGGCTGAGAAAAACCGTAATGAATACCTTGAAGTGATCGAGCGTTTTACGAGTGAAAACGTAAAGGGTAATTTCTCGATAAAACCAACAATGTTTGGGTTACTTATTGATAAAGAGGTATGTTATAACCTGCTTCGTGAGGTTATCCAGTTGGCGGCCGAGAAAGATTCCTTTATTCGTATTGATATGGAAGACTCTCAATGTGTTGACATGGAATTGGATATTTTCCGCCGCTTAAGAAACGAGTTTCCAAAACACGTAGGTCTTGTGCTTCAGGCGTATTTACGTCGCACCGAAAGTGATCTTGTGGCACTTAACGACCTGAATAATGAGAACTATCCAATCAGTTTCAGGCTGTGTAAAGGAATTTACGTTGAACCCGAAAATATCGCATTTAAGGAATACGATGAGGTTCGCAAACACTTCCTTGCTGATTTAAAATACATGTTTGAAAATAAGATGTATGTGGGAATTGCAACTCACGATAAATACCTGGTTGAACAATCAATTGAGATGATTCATGAAATGAACATCCCGAAAGATATGTACGAATTTCAGATGCTTTACGGAGTAACGCCCGAATTGCGCCAATCAATAGTTGACGATGGGCACAAAATGCGGGTATATGTTCCGTTTGGAGAAAAATGGTTTAACTATTCAACCAGGAGATTAAAAGAGAATCCGAAAATGGCTCAACATATAATTAAGGCACTTTTTATAAGGGGGTAA
- a CDS encoding nitroreductase family protein, translating to MIKELITRNRSYRRFDENVKISTEQIIKWIDLARLSASGRNAQPLKYAVVTAEEKCERIFPFLGWAGYLSNWKGPAQGERPVAYIAVINDGNIAENHYCDDGIAMQSILLGAVEDGFGGCMIGSVNKAKVAKILELDEKHELLWVIALGKPIEKVVVEEAENGNIKYWRDDEQVHHVPKRPIDEIVLLTDN from the coding sequence ATGATTAAAGAACTTATAACCCGTAATCGCAGCTACCGTCGGTTCGACGAGAACGTTAAAATTTCAACAGAACAGATTATAAAATGGATAGACCTTGCACGACTTTCGGCCAGCGGACGAAATGCACAACCCTTAAAATATGCAGTTGTTACTGCTGAAGAAAAGTGTGAAAGAATTTTTCCCTTTTTAGGGTGGGCCGGTTATTTAAGCAACTGGAAAGGCCCGGCACAAGGCGAGCGTCCGGTGGCTTATATTGCAGTAATTAACGACGGAAACATAGCCGAAAACCATTATTGCGACGATGGAATTGCCATGCAAAGTATTTTGCTTGGCGCTGTTGAGGATGGTTTTGGCGGTTGTATGATTGGCTCGGTAAACAAAGCTAAAGTTGCCAAAATATTAGAACTCGATGAGAAACATGAGTTATTATGGGTAATTGCACTTGGCAAACCGATTGAAAAAGTGGTGGTTGAAGAGGCCGAAAATGGAAACATAAAATACTGGCGCGATGATGAGCAAGTACATCATGTACCTAAACGGCCAATCGATGAAATTGTATTATTAACAGATAACTAA
- a CDS encoding GntR family transcriptional regulator: MSIKFTVEKNSSVLKFQQLVDAILDSISQNELKEGDMLPSVNQIMKDCKLSRDTVFKAYAELKRRGVVESVPNRGYFVTRKITKIFLFLDTFKAYKEVLYHSILNHLPKNISVDLHFHHYNINLFEKIITESVGRYTKYIVMNFDHKKVKKIIDKIPEEQLLIIDWKINGEGKSCVYQNFGETVYQSLDTHKDAISKYKRFTLFYPDFTYHPHEVVDNFERFGKDNNINYRIITTFEEFNLQEGDLYFLVSDRTLARFLDQCSEKGFEPGREVGVISYNETPMKKYVKEGITVISTDFNLMGQKAAEFILSGEAVNFEVPTTLKLRSSL; the protein is encoded by the coding sequence ATGAGCATTAAATTTACCGTTGAAAAGAACTCGAGTGTTCTGAAATTTCAACAATTGGTTGACGCCATTCTCGATTCCATAAGCCAGAACGAACTAAAAGAAGGCGACATGCTTCCTTCTGTTAACCAGATAATGAAGGACTGTAAACTTTCGCGCGACACTGTTTTTAAAGCCTATGCTGAATTAAAAAGGCGTGGCGTGGTTGAATCGGTTCCCAATCGTGGATATTTTGTAACCCGAAAAATCACTAAAATATTTCTGTTTCTCGATACATTTAAGGCATACAAAGAGGTACTTTATCACTCTATTTTAAATCACCTGCCAAAAAATATTAGTGTCGATCTGCATTTTCACCACTACAATATTAATCTGTTCGAAAAGATAATTACCGAAAGTGTGGGGCGTTACACTAAATATATTGTGATGAATTTCGATCACAAAAAAGTGAAAAAGATTATCGATAAAATTCCGGAAGAACAACTCCTCATTATCGACTGGAAGATTAATGGAGAAGGCAAATCATGTGTTTATCAAAATTTTGGCGAAACGGTTTATCAAAGCCTCGACACGCACAAAGATGCCATAAGCAAATACAAACGTTTTACACTTTTTTATCCTGATTTTACCTACCATCCGCACGAAGTGGTTGATAATTTCGAGCGCTTTGGAAAAGACAATAACATTAATTACAGGATTATTACAACATTTGAAGAGTTTAATTTGCAAGAAGGCGATCTGTACTTTCTGGTGAGTGACCGCACGCTGGCCCGTTTTCTCGATCAGTGTTCAGAAAAAGGATTTGAGCCCGGACGCGAAGTAGGTGTTATTTCTTACAACGAGACTCCGATGAAAAAATACGTAAAAGAAGGGATTACCGTTATTTCCACCGATTTTAACTTAATGGGGCAAAAAGCTGCCGAATTTATACTGAGTGGCGAAGCCGTAAACTTTGAAGTTCCAACGACATTAAAACTCAGATCATCGTTATAA
- a CDS encoding FGGY family carbohydrate kinase: MHLLGLDIGSSSVKVSLIEANSGNLVASSFYPKQEMKITAHKAGWAEQAPELWWKNLKLALSEVLSTANIDKESIESIGISYQMHGLVMVDKNQEVLRPSIIWCDSRAAVYGNKAFDELGGQRCLTNLLNSPGNFTASKLKWVKENEPEIFAKMHKIMLPGDYIAMKLTGEAQTTISGLSEGIMWNFKENDLATMLFENYGFSSEIIPQIVPTFASSGQVSAKTAAELGLSTKTKVSYRAGDQPNNALSLNVLNPGEIATTAGTSGVVYGVSKEIKYDPQSRVNTFAHVNHTPADPRLGVLLCINGTGILNAWLKRMVAEDLSYEKMNELASEVAIGSEGVSILPFGNGAERVLQNQNIGSLFSGVNFNIHGKGHLLRAAQEGIVFSFKYGMDIMKNIGIDASVIKAGKANMFLSPIFRETLAGVSGATIELYNTDGSVGAARGAGVGSGYYKSFNEAFANLKKLDVIEPDTQKVTAYQGAYENWKSELEKAIK, encoded by the coding sequence ATGCACTTATTAGGACTCGACATAGGAAGCTCTTCAGTTAAGGTATCGCTAATAGAAGCAAACAGTGGAAACCTGGTAGCTTCATCGTTTTACCCAAAACAGGAAATGAAAATTACTGCGCACAAAGCCGGATGGGCAGAACAAGCACCTGAACTTTGGTGGAAAAACCTGAAATTAGCCTTGTCAGAAGTTCTTTCAACGGCAAATATTGACAAAGAGAGCATTGAGTCGATTGGTATTTCGTACCAAATGCATGGTTTAGTAATGGTAGATAAAAACCAGGAAGTTTTACGCCCGTCGATTATTTGGTGCGACAGTCGCGCTGCCGTTTATGGCAACAAAGCGTTTGATGAACTTGGCGGGCAACGTTGTTTAACCAACCTACTAAACTCGCCGGGTAATTTTACCGCTTCAAAACTAAAATGGGTAAAAGAAAACGAGCCGGAAATTTTTGCTAAGATGCATAAAATAATGCTTCCGGGCGATTATATTGCCATGAAACTTACCGGCGAAGCCCAAACAACCATCAGTGGTCTTTCTGAGGGAATTATGTGGAATTTCAAAGAAAACGACCTGGCTACAATGTTGTTCGAAAACTATGGCTTTTCATCCGAAATCATTCCTCAAATAGTTCCAACGTTTGCTTCCTCAGGCCAGGTAAGCGCCAAAACGGCTGCAGAATTGGGGCTGTCTACAAAAACAAAAGTAAGTTACCGAGCCGGAGATCAACCCAATAACGCACTTTCATTAAACGTACTTAATCCGGGAGAAATTGCCACTACAGCCGGAACTTCGGGTGTGGTTTATGGAGTGAGTAAAGAAATTAAATACGATCCGCAATCGCGTGTAAATACTTTTGCTCACGTTAATCACACACCGGCAGATCCACGACTTGGTGTTCTGTTGTGTATCAATGGAACAGGAATTTTAAATGCCTGGCTGAAACGAATGGTGGCCGAAGATCTTTCATATGAAAAAATGAATGAACTGGCATCGGAAGTTGCAATTGGTTCAGAGGGTGTATCTATCCTACCCTTTGGAAATGGAGCTGAGCGCGTTCTTCAGAACCAAAATATAGGTTCGTTATTCTCGGGAGTTAATTTTAACATACACGGCAAAGGTCATTTACTACGTGCGGCACAGGAAGGAATTGTTTTCTCGTTTAAATACGGCATGGACATTATGAAAAATATTGGAATCGACGCATCGGTAATTAAAGCCGGAAAAGCGAATATGTTCCTCAGCCCTATTTTCAGAGAAACACTGGCAGGTGTTTCGGGAGCTACCATTGAACTGTACAACACAGACGGATCGGTTGGTGCAGCGCGGGGAGCAGGTGTTGGATCGGGGTATTACAAATCGTTTAACGAAGCTTTCGCGAACCTGAAAAAGCTGGATGTAATTGAGCCCGATACCCAAAAAGTTACAGCTTACCAGGGAGCTTATGAAAACTGGAAGTCGGAACTTGAAAAAGCAATAAAATAA
- the xylA gene encoding xylose isomerase, whose amino-acid sequence MEVLKGNKEYFKGIDKIKFEGPESKNPLAFKWYDENRVVAGKTMKEHLRFAVAYWHTFCATGDDPFGPGTQIFPWHGAADPMDAAKEKMDAAFEFITKLGAPFYCFHDTDVAGDGTVFEIEKRMAKLVEIAKQKQADSGVKLLWGTANVFSNPRYMNGASTNPDFNVVANAAVQVKNAIDATIALGGTGYTFWGGREGYMSLHNTDTKRELAHLGEFLRMARDYGRKQGFTGSFFIEPKPMEPTKHQYDYDAQTVIGFLKANGLENDFKLNIEVNHATLAGHTFTHDLRMSADAGLLGSIDANKGDYQNGWDTDEFPTNIYEVTEAMLEILPAGGFTEGGINFDAKTRRNSTDLEDIFIAHIGGMDVFARALVIADKILNDSQYCAMRAARYASFDEGKGAEFETGKLTIEDMYAIAKQVGEPAQISGKQEMVEQLINWYL is encoded by the coding sequence ATGGAAGTTTTAAAAGGAAACAAAGAGTATTTTAAAGGGATCGACAAAATTAAATTCGAAGGCCCTGAATCAAAAAATCCGCTGGCATTTAAGTGGTACGACGAGAACAGAGTTGTTGCAGGAAAAACAATGAAAGAACACCTGCGATTTGCAGTGGCTTACTGGCACACTTTCTGCGCAACCGGCGATGATCCGTTCGGACCTGGAACACAAATTTTCCCATGGCACGGTGCTGCAGATCCAATGGATGCGGCCAAAGAAAAAATGGATGCGGCTTTTGAATTTATTACCAAACTAGGCGCTCCTTTCTACTGTTTCCACGATACTGATGTTGCCGGCGACGGTACTGTTTTCGAGATTGAAAAACGTATGGCAAAACTGGTTGAGATTGCCAAACAAAAGCAAGCCGATTCGGGCGTAAAATTATTGTGGGGTACTGCTAACGTTTTCAGTAACCCTCGTTACATGAATGGTGCATCAACTAACCCTGATTTTAACGTGGTTGCCAATGCTGCTGTTCAGGTAAAAAATGCCATTGACGCAACAATTGCACTGGGTGGTACCGGTTACACTTTCTGGGGAGGACGAGAAGGTTATATGAGCCTGCACAATACCGATACAAAACGCGAATTGGCACACCTCGGAGAATTCCTTCGTATGGCCCGCGATTACGGTCGTAAACAGGGTTTTACTGGTTCTTTCTTTATTGAGCCAAAACCAATGGAGCCAACAAAACACCAATACGATTACGATGCACAAACCGTTATCGGGTTCCTGAAAGCTAATGGTTTAGAAAACGATTTCAAACTGAACATTGAAGTAAACCACGCAACACTTGCCGGTCATACTTTTACTCACGATCTGAGAATGTCGGCTGATGCCGGTTTGCTTGGATCGATTGATGCCAACAAAGGCGATTACCAAAACGGATGGGATACCGACGAATTCCCAACCAACATTTACGAAGTTACTGAAGCGATGCTTGAGATTCTACCTGCCGGTGGTTTTACTGAAGGAGGTATTAACTTCGATGCAAAAACACGTCGTAATTCAACCGATCTTGAAGACATTTTTATCGCACACATTGGTGGTATGGATGTATTTGCACGTGCATTGGTAATTGCCGACAAAATCCTTAACGACTCGCAATACTGCGCTATGCGTGCTGCACGTTATGCTTCGTTCGATGAAGGTAAAGGTGCCGAATTTGAAACTGGAAAATTAACTATTGAAGACATGTATGCCATTGCAAAACAAGTTGGCGAGCCAGCTCAGATAAGTGGCAAACAAGAAATGGTTGAACAATTAATTAACTGGTATTTGTAA
- the xylE gene encoding D-xylose transporter XylE, with the protein MKNNRFYIFSITIVATLGGLLFGYDTAVISGAEKSVQAFLIDSQGLSTLIHGLTISSALIGCIIGGGISGIFALKIGRKKSLMIAALLFFISALGSGYPEFLFFEKGQATMGLLYMFNVYRIIGGIGVGMASAIVPMYIGEIAPENIRGRLVSINQFAIIFGMLVVYFVNWGIANGQTLEWINEIGWRRMFLSESIPAGLFGILLFLVPETPRYLTLKQKDDEALVILEKINGKSRAKEILNDIKATVESHSGKLWSYGKLVIIIGILLSVFQQFVGINVALYYAPRIFESMGAAKDASMMQTIVMGLVNVIFTVVAILTVDKWGRKPLLMVGSIGMAVGMFAIAGLAFFEIIGISTLVFIIVYTASFMMSWGPICWVLISEIFPNKIRGRAVAIAVVAQWAANYFISSTYPAMMEFSGAVTYGFYGLMSLLSFFFVWKMVPETKGKTLEEMEGLWKK; encoded by the coding sequence ATGAAGAACAATCGTTTTTATATTTTTTCGATAACCATTGTGGCTACGCTTGGAGGTTTGCTCTTTGGTTACGATACTGCAGTAATTTCCGGTGCCGAAAAATCGGTGCAGGCATTCCTGATCGATAGCCAGGGCTTAAGTACCTTAATTCACGGTCTTACCATTTCAAGTGCCCTGATTGGCTGTATTATTGGTGGCGGCATCTCCGGAATTTTTGCTTTAAAAATTGGCCGTAAAAAATCGCTGATGATCGCAGCTTTACTTTTCTTTATTTCCGCCCTTGGATCGGGATATCCCGAGTTCTTATTTTTCGAAAAAGGACAGGCAACCATGGGCTTATTATACATGTTTAATGTTTATCGTATTATCGGCGGAATTGGTGTTGGTATGGCATCGGCCATTGTTCCGATGTACATTGGCGAAATTGCACCTGAAAATATTCGTGGCCGGTTGGTTTCGATTAACCAGTTTGCCATCATTTTTGGTATGTTGGTGGTTTACTTTGTAAACTGGGGAATTGCCAATGGTCAAACGTTGGAGTGGATTAATGAAATTGGTTGGAGAAGAATGTTCTTGTCAGAGTCGATTCCTGCGGGATTATTTGGAATTTTACTGTTCCTTGTTCCCGAAACTCCTCGATACTTAACCTTAAAACAAAAAGATGATGAAGCCCTTGTAATCCTTGAGAAAATTAATGGTAAAAGCCGGGCAAAAGAAATTCTTAACGATATTAAAGCCACTGTTGAAAGCCATTCAGGGAAATTATGGTCTTACGGGAAACTTGTAATTATTATCGGCATTCTACTTTCTGTATTTCAGCAATTTGTGGGAATTAATGTAGCCCTTTACTACGCACCACGGATATTCGAAAGTATGGGAGCTGCCAAAGATGCTTCGATGATGCAAACCATTGTAATGGGATTGGTAAACGTAATATTTACTGTAGTTGCCATTTTAACCGTTGATAAATGGGGACGAAAACCGCTGTTAATGGTAGGTTCAATTGGAATGGCCGTAGGAATGTTTGCCATTGCAGGCTTAGCCTTTTTTGAAATTATTGGCATCAGCACGCTCGTATTTATTATTGTGTATACTGCTTCGTTTATGATGTCGTGGGGCCCGATTTGCTGGGTTCTTATCTCAGAAATTTTCCCCAATAAGATTCGTGGACGTGCAGTTGCAATTGCAGTTGTTGCGCAGTGGGCAGCCAACTACTTTATTTCATCCACCTATCCGGCCATGATGGAATTTAGCGGAGCAGTAACTTATGGATTTTATGGATTAATGAGTTTGCTGTCGTTCTTCTTTGTATGGAAAATGGTGCCCGAAACAAAAGGAAAAACTTTAGAGGAGATGGAAGGTCTCTGGAAAAAATAG
- a CDS encoding superoxide dismutase, producing MAFSLPKLPYANNALEPVISEKTIEFHYGKHHQAYVNNLNGLIEGTEFENASLEDIIKKAEGGIFNNGAQVWNHTFYFMQFRPDGCKEPKDELKAAIDAKFGSFDAFKEAFSKAAATLFGSGWAWLVVDEKGELEIVQTSNAGNPLRDGKKPILTCDVWEHAYYLDKQNARPAYIADFWKIVDWKVVSERFA from the coding sequence ATGGCATTTAGTTTACCAAAACTTCCGTATGCAAATAATGCATTGGAACCAGTAATAAGTGAAAAAACAATCGAGTTCCATTACGGAAAACACCACCAGGCTTATGTAAATAATTTGAATGGCCTGATTGAAGGAACGGAGTTTGAAAACGCAAGTTTGGAAGACATTATTAAAAAGGCCGAAGGTGGTATTTTTAATAACGGAGCACAGGTTTGGAACCACACTTTCTATTTTATGCAATTCCGCCCTGATGGTTGTAAAGAACCAAAAGATGAATTAAAAGCAGCTATCGACGCAAAATTCGGTTCGTTCGATGCTTTTAAAGAGGCTTTCTCAAAAGCAGCAGCTACTTTGTTCGGCTCGGGTTGGGCATGGTTGGTAGTTGACGAAAAAGGCGAGCTGGAAATCGTTCAGACAAGTAACGCCGGAAACCCTTTGCGCGACGGTAAAAAACCTATTTTAACCTGCGATGTTTGGGAACATGCATATTACCTGGACAAGCAAAATGCACGCCCGGCCTATATTGCTGACTTCTGGAAAATTGTAGACTGGAAAGTTGTTTCAGAACGTTTCGCTTAA
- a CDS encoding glycosyltransferase family 2 protein, whose product MKLISIVISMYNEESGIAFFSNNLIKELERIKNYNFEILWINDGSLDNTQLNIEKSCSAGKENVKHVFIQFSRNFGHEAAMLAGIDNSCGEAVICMDADGQHPPAEINEMLKAYEEEHEIVLMQRTDREDHGLIKSSMSKMFYTIINKLSVVKFQENASDFFLISQKIAELLKQDFRDSNRFLRGFIQEVGFNKKVLEYTAPKREFGESNYSFFKLMKMAFNVVFAFSNKPLRIVILISISFFLFTIAFGGYSLVQYFIADSIPSGYTSIIFFISLSFSLMFLVLTILSIYFEKTIKEIKRRPIYIVRKIEIQD is encoded by the coding sequence ATGAAGCTAATAAGTATTGTTATTTCGATGTATAACGAAGAAAGTGGCATTGCTTTTTTTTCGAACAACCTCATAAAAGAATTAGAAAGAATAAAGAACTACAACTTCGAAATACTATGGATTAACGATGGCAGTTTGGATAATACACAATTAAATATTGAGAAATCCTGTAGTGCTGGGAAAGAGAATGTTAAACACGTTTTTATCCAGTTTTCCCGAAATTTCGGACATGAAGCGGCAATGCTAGCGGGCATAGATAATTCATGTGGTGAGGCTGTAATTTGTATGGATGCTGATGGGCAACATCCTCCTGCTGAAATAAACGAAATGCTCAAAGCATATGAAGAAGAACATGAAATTGTTTTAATGCAACGCACCGACAGAGAAGACCATGGTTTGATCAAAAGTTCAATGTCAAAAATGTTTTACACTATAATAAATAAATTATCAGTTGTAAAGTTTCAGGAAAATGCATCCGACTTTTTTTTGATATCACAAAAAATAGCAGAACTATTAAAACAAGATTTTAGAGATAGTAACCGATTTTTAAGAGGATTTATTCAAGAGGTTGGGTTTAATAAAAAGGTACTTGAGTATACGGCCCCAAAAAGAGAATTCGGAGAGAGTAATTATTCATTCTTTAAATTGATGAAAATGGCTTTCAATGTAGTTTTTGCGTTCTCAAATAAGCCATTGCGAATTGTTATTTTAATTTCAATTAGTTTCTTCTTATTTACAATAGCATTCGGCGGATACTCCCTAGTTCAGTACTTTATTGCCGATTCTATTCCTTCAGGGTATACTTCAATAATATTTTTTATTTCACTTTCTTTTTCACTAATGTTTCTTGTTCTCACTATCTTATCAATATATTTTGAGAAAACCATAAAAGAGATTAAGAGAAGACCAATTTATATTGTTAGAAAAATAGAAATACAGGATTAA